A genomic segment from Oncorhynchus keta strain PuntledgeMale-10-30-2019 chromosome 9, Oket_V2, whole genome shotgun sequence encodes:
- the LOC118387723 gene encoding nipped-B-like protein isoform X3: MPSVRKKSNKGRILLELPTCQSKRSGDVRNSRRATTLSKPVHRHDSPTPIFSMNGDMPHVPITTLAGIASLTDLLNQLPLPSPLPATTTKSLLYNGRIAEEVNCLLACRDENLVSQLAHSLNQVSTEHIELKDNLGSDDPEGDVPVLLQTVLSRNPNIFREKNIMQQPIMPQYKMSQNSMHGSPASTNYQQSTISHSPSSRFASPQMGSGARFTPQQNSPVSSPYAPQSPASYMQQYPHPPSYSQHQQIQQVASPVVPASMRNIHDNKVSGQISSNSANHNARHGSNEDYMNIVHRLGNEESDPSMRNASFPLRSPQSVSSPVGSEGTPKGSRPGLILQSPPPYAPPRDAAPDLLLDSPDHKKKQKKLTKEEKEQLEKAAMYDIVSSPSKDSTKLTLKLSRVKSSELDQSGELLSGVEDQDTDLAYNSLQFSRTQQDPAHRLAPGQGEQSGYQQVPVLQNTKQAIGVISGAVYDDAEMDALAEIERIERETLIERERCSKEVQDKDKPLKKRKQDSYPQEPGAGGTAGATQPGVGGGNVGSKLAPQEASAASNGASRPALMVSIDLQQAGRADGQPEVNMGTPTPAVEARRWPEERLGPEEGSDTTGVLRLKSKTDGERLQTADGRPEVIKQRADTPKKLGPDGRPETPKHKHENRRDSSKHRHDGKPDNGKARPDSRTPDTPRQRHEGRSDSGHREERSRDSDPSRIRRPETPSKSSRGEHDSKHGRDRDRERADKDRERKHRTEAGEPRDRRSPEQRSRPESPRVKQEGRGVVDPSGRQRTDRPCPNLKPPNKEERRSGEEKRSGDGSRNRQDSKQQQQPVESKQEFPAYLLGGVKSGGFKNFVIPKMKRDKDGHVLAAEMRKPGSGLGPVMEGWSEPRVKLERLGLVEEMKTGAKPVVVLQKLSIDEVQKIIREREDRNARGSKSSKSRHSHEKSGKGGLDESVLKELPPHLIAEIESTMPLCERVKMNKRKRSTVNEKPKYAEVDSDDSDDDSVTESARKRHKKEREKTWAPDERERRGSGEHRRSSGGSQERRKGSGRRYRERSPEESDEESPPPSMSDLARKMKKEKQKKRKSYEPKLTPEELMDSSTFKRFSASVDNILESLEDIDFNAMDDDEIPQELLLGKHQLSELGSESAKIKAMGITFRLPSDKLVKVLNILEKNIQDGSKLSTLMNHDADAEDEERLWRDLIMERVTKSADACLTALNIMTSSRMPKAVYIEDVIERVLQYTKFHLQNTLYPQYDPVYRVNPHGGGYLSSRAKRAKSSTHKQRVIIMLYNKVCDIVSNISELLEIQLLTDTTILQVSSMGITPFFVESVSELQLCAIKLVTAVFSRYEKHRQLILEEIFTSLARLPTSKRSLRNFRLNSSDKDGEPMYIQMVTALVLQLIQCVVHLPSNRDSHDDEYNKKVDQDVLITNSYETAMRAAQNFLSVFLKKCGSKQGEEDYRPLFENFVQDLLSTVNKPEWPASELLLSLLGRLLVHQFSNKQTEMALRVASLDYLGTVAARLRKDAVTSQMDQRSIDRILKETQGNDETQQLQKALLAYMDENAETDPSLVFARKFYIAQWFRDTLTETEKAMKSQNQRGDEDSSEGQHHAKDIESTGEIMQRAEARKKYLRNIIKTAPSQFSTLRMNSDTVDYDDSCLIVRYLASMRPFAQSFDIYLTQILRVLGESAIAVRTKAMKCLSEVVAVDPSILARLDMQRGVHGRLMDNSTSVREAAVELLGRFVLSRPQLTEQYYDMLIERILDTGISVRKRVIKILRDICLEQPTFNKITEMCVKMIRRVNDEEGIKKLVNETFQKLWFTPTPNHDKDAMTRKILNITDVVSACKDTGYDWFEQLLQNLLKTEEDASYKPARKACVQLVDNLVEHILKYEESLADIENKGVNSNRLVSCITTLFLFSKNRAQLMVKHAMTMQPYLTTKCNTQSDFMVICNVAKILELVIPLMEHPSETFLTTIEEDLMKLTIKYGMTVVQHCVSCLGAVVNRVTHNYKFVWACFNRYYGALTKLKTQHSEDCNNPVLAANKPALLRSLFTVGALCRHFDFDQEEFKGPSKVVIKDKVMELLLYFTKHEDEEVQTKAIIGLGFQFIQYPGLMFMQDVKTLYNGILSDRKSSVNLKIQVLKNLQTYLQEEDSRMQEADQQWKKLSKQEDLKEMGDISSGMSSSIMQLYLKQVLEAFFHTQSNVRHFALNVIALTLNQGLIHPVQCVPYLIAMGTDPEPTMRNKADQQLVEIDKKYTGFIHMKAVAGMKMSYQVQQAIWSAKGTVIRGYRQDETTSALCAHLFSMVRTNRQHRRAFLISLLNLFDDSSKIEVNMLLYIADNLACFPYQSQEEPLFIMHHIDITLSVSGSNLLQSFKESLLKEPRRREKKQKERKYHSEEDNSEEEGRHSSRSNSSDDEVVHRPKKPKHRAQAHVESDSDSDLEMEDLDKVMQRLPDNPIPLLDFANASQGILLLLVLKQHLKNLYGFSDSKIQKYSPTESAKVYEKAVNRKSHVHFSPRQTLDFLTSDLANVELTYDIKRRIVKQYLDFKLLMEHLDPDEEDEEGEASASANARNKAITSLLGGSSHQDHKNHHQAPIETDDDESDGDEKTPGLSRRSRKHGDSAEASGHMNETVGSMDVIALCCPKYKDRPQIARVIQKTNTGYRVHWMAGSYSGVWAEAKKRDGRKTVPWVDTIKESDIIYKKIPLTSAHKLTNRVVQTLRSLYSAKDGTS; this comes from the exons CGGTCGGGAGATGTGAGGAACAGTCGGAGAGCGACGACATTGAGCAAACCTGTGCATCGACACGACTCCCCCACCCCCATCTTCAGCATGAATGGGGATATGCCTCATGTTCCCATTACTACTCTTGCTGGGATCGCTAGCCTTACAGACT TGTTAAACCAGCTGCCCCTgccatcccctctccctgccaccACCACTAAGAGTTTGCTGTACAATGGGAGGATCGCGGAGGAGGTCAACTGTCTGCTGGCCTGCCGGGATGAGAACCTGGTGTCCCAGCTGGCTCACAGCCTCAACCAGGTTTCCACCGAGCACAT AGAGCTGAAGGACAACCTGGGCAGTGATGACCCGGAGGGTGACGTGCCTGTGCTGCTGCAGACAGTGCTCTCTAGGAACCCCAACATCTTCAGGGAGAAAA ATATAATGCAGCAGCCAATAATGCCGCAGTACAAGATGTCCCAGAATTCCATGCATGGGAGTCCGGCGTCGACAAACTACCAGCAATCCACTATCTCACACAGCCCTTCTAG TCGCTTTGCATCTCCACAGATGGGGTCTGGCGCTAGGTTCACGCCCCAGCAGAACAGCCCTGTGTCTAGCCCTTACGCCCCCCAAAGCCCTGCAAGTTACATGCAGCAGTACCCTCACCCCCCCAGCTATTCTCAGCACCAACAGATCCAGCAAG TTGCCAGTCCCGTGGTTCCTGCTAGCATGCGGAACATCCACGACAACAAGGTCTCCGGGCAAATTTCAAGCAACTCAGCCAATCACAATGCCAGACATGGCTCGAACGAAGACTACATGAACATAGTCCACAGACTAGGGAATGAG GAGAGTGATCCTTCCATGAGAAATGCCTCCTTCCCGCTCCGATCGCCCCAGTCTGTTTCTTCCCCTGTGGGCAGTGAAGGGACCCCAAAAG GGTCACGACCTGGCCTCATTCTGCAATCCCCTCCACCTTATGCTCCCCCCCGTGACGCCGCTCCCGACCTCCTCCTGGACTCTCCTGACCacaagaagaagcagaagaagctAACTAAAGAGGAGAAAGAGCAGTTGGAAAAAGCTGCCATGTACGACATCGTTAGCTCTCCCTCTAAAGACTCCACCAAGCTGACCCTCAAACTGTCCCGGGTGAAGTCCTCTGAGTTGGACCAGTCCGGAGAGCTCCTATCCGGGGTAGAGGACCAGGACACTGACCTGGCCTACAACAGCCTGCAGTTCTCCCGGACGCAGCAGGACCCTGCCCACAGGTTAGCCCCGGGCCAGGGGGAGCAGTCAGGCTACCAGCAGGTCCCTGTGCTCCAGAACACCAAACAGGCAATAGGGGTGATCAGCGGAGCTGTGTACGACGATGCTGAGATGGACGCTCTCGCTGAGATCGAGAGGATAGAACGAGAGACGCTCATAGAAAGGGAGCGCTGCTCCAAAGAGGTGCAGGATAAAG ACAAGCCACTGAAGAAGCGGAAGCAGGACTCGTATCCCCAGGAGCCTGGCGCTGGTGGGACAGCGGGGGCAACTCAGCCTGGCGTGGGAGGGGGCAATGTTGGCAGCAAGTTGGCACCCCAGGAGGCTAGTGCAGCCAGTAATGGTGCCAGCCGGCCAGCCCTAATGGTCAGCATCGACCTGCAGCAAGCAGGCAGAGCTGACGGGCAGCCAGAGGTGAACATGGGCACCCCCACCCCAGCCGTGGAGGCCCGGCGCTGGCCCGAGGAACGCCTGGGTCCAGAGGAAGGCTCAGACACTACCGGAGTCCTGCGGCTAAAGTCCAAGACGGATGGAGAGCGACTACAGACTGCAGACGGCCGGCCAGAGGTCATCAAGCAGCGCGCCGACACCCCCAAGAAGCTGGGCCCCGACGGCCGACCGGAGACCCCTAAACACAAGCACGAAAACAGAAGAGACTCGTCCAAACACAGACACGACGGAAAACCTGACAATGGCAAGGCCCGACCTGACAGCAGGACGCCTGACACGCCACGACAACGGCACGAGGGCCGCTCAGACTCTGGTCACAGGGAAGAGAGGTCTCGGGACAGCGACCCATCCCGTATCCGCAGGCCAGAGACCCCCAGCAAGTCCAGCAGAGGGGAACACGACTCCAAACATGgacgggacagagacagggagcgGGCGGataaagacagggagaggaaacacaggacagaggcaggggaacCACGGGACCGCCGGTCTCCAGAGCAGCGCTCCAGGCCAGAGAGCCCGCGGGTTAAGCAGGAGGGACGAGGGGTGGTGGACCCCAGTGGGCGCCAGAGGACTGACCGGCCATGCCCCAACCTCAAACCCCCtaataaagaggagaggaggagcggggaggagaagaggagtggggacGGCAGCAGGAACCGACAGGACtccaagcagcaacagcagccTGTTGAAAGCAAACAGGAGTTCCCTGCCTACCTTCTAGGGGGGGTAAAGTCTGGAGGCTTTAAGAACTTTGTGATTCCCAAGATGAAGCGGGATAAGGATGGGCATGTGTTGGCAGCTGAGATGAGGAAGCCTGGGTCTGGTCTGGGGCCTGTAATGGAGGGCTGGAGCGAGCCCCGGGTCAAGCTGGAGCGACTGGGACTGGTAGAGGAGATGAAGACAGGAGCCAAACCTGTTGTGGTGCTGCAGAAACTCAGCATCGACGAGGTGCAGAAAATCATCAGGGAAAGAGAGGACAGGAACGCACGCGGCTCCAAGTCCTCCAAGAGCAGACACTCACATGAGAAGTCTGGGAAAG GAGGTCTTGATGAATCAGTGTTGAAAGAACTGCCTCCTCATCTCATTGCTGAGATAGAGTCCACCATGCCACTGTGTGAGAGAGTGAAGATGAACAAACGCAAGCGCAGCACCGTCAACGAGAAGCCCAAGTACGCCGAAGTCGACTCCGACGACTCAGACGACGACTCTGTCACGGAGT CTGCACGGAAGCGTCACAAGAAGGAGCGAGAAAAGACGTGGGCGCCTGATGAGCGGGAGAGGAGAGGCTCAGGAGAGCACCGGAGGAGTAGTGGGGGCTCCCAGGAGCGGCGCAAGGGATCTGGCAGGCGCTACCGAGAACGCAGCCCGGAGGAATCGGATGAGGAATCCCCACCACCCAGCATGAGTGACC TTGCCAGAAAGATGaagaaggagaaacagaagaaGAGGAAGTCATACGAGCCCAAGCTGACACCAGAAG AACTGATGGACTCCTCCACGTTCAAGAGGTTCTCAGCCAGTGTGGACAACATTCTGGAGAGCTTGGAGGACATTGACTTCAACGCCATGG ATGATGATGAGATCCCACAGGAGCTTCTGCTGGGGAAACACCAGCTGAGCGAGCTGGGCAGCGAATCTGCTAAGATCAAGGCCATGGGCATCACCTTCAGG CTTCCATCTGATAAGTTGGTGAAGGTCCTGAACATCCTGGAGAAGAACATTCAGGACGGTTCCAAGCTCTCCACACTGATGAACCAT GACGCAGACGCAGAAGACGAGGAGCGGCTGTGGCGTGACCTCATCATGGAGCGCGTGACCAAGTCTGCTGACGCCTGTCTGACGGCCCTCAACATAATGACGTCGTCCCGCATGCCCAAGGCTGTGTACATCGAGGACGTGATTGAGAGGGTGCTGCAGTACACCAAGTTTCACCTGCAGAACACCCTCTACCCTCAGTATGACCCTGTCTACAGAGTGAACCCTCATGGAG GTGGCTATCTGAGCTCCAGGGCTAAGAGAGCTAAAAGCTCCACACACAAGCAGAGGGTGATCATCATGCTCTACAACAAGGTGTGTGACATCGTCAGCAACATCTCTGAGCTCCTGGAGATCCAGCTGTTGACGGACACCACCATCCTACAG GTCTCCTCCATGGGCATCACTCCATTCTTTGTGGAGAGTGTCAGTGAGCTACAGCTGTGTGCCATCAAACTAGTGACCGCG GTGTTCTCTCGCTATGAGAAGCACAGGCAGCTCATCCTGGAAGAGATCTTCACCTCTCTGGCCAGATTACCCACCAGCAAACGCAGCCTCAGGAACTTCAG GCTGAACAGCAGTGATAAGGATGGGGAGCCCATGTACATCCAGATGGTCACAGCTCTGGTGCTTCAGCTCATCCAGTGTGTGGTGCACCTCCCCAGCAACAGGGACAGTCACGACGATGAGTACAACAAGAAG GTGGATCAAGATGTCCTGATCACTAACTCTTATGAGACGGCCATGAGAGCAGCTCAGAACTTCCTGTCCGTCTTCCTAAAGAA gTGTGGCAgtaagcagggagaggaggactacCGGCCGCTGTTTGAGAACTTTGTCCAGGACCTGCTGTCTACGGTGAACAAACCAGAGTGGCCAGCTTCAGAGCTTCTCCTCAGTCTGCTGGGACGTCTACTG GTGCACCAGTTCAGTAATAAGCAGACGGAGATGGCTCTGAGGGTGGCATCGCTTGACTACCTGGGCACGGTCGCTGCCCGCCTGCGCAAAGACGCAGTCACCAGCCAGATGGACCAGCGCTCCATTGACCGCATCCTCAAAGAG ACCCAAGGCAATGATGAGACCCAGCAGCTACAGAAAGCCCTGCTGGCCTACATGGATGAGAACGCAGAGACGGATCCATCTCTCGTT TTTGCCAGGAAGTTCTACATAGCTCAGTGGTTCAGGGACACTTTGACAGAGACAGAAAAGGCCATGAAGTCTCAGAACCAGCGAGGGGACGAGGACTCTTCTGAAGGCCAGCATCACGCCAAGGACATCGAGAGCACTGGCGAGATCATGCAGAGAGCTGAGGCCCGCAAGAAGTACCTCCGCAACATCATCAAGACCGCGCCCTCGCAGTTCAGCACACTGAG GATGAACTCTGACACTGTGGACTATGACGACTCCTGCCTGATTGTCAGATATTTGGCCTCTATGAGGCCGTTCGCGCAGAGCTTCGATATTTATTTAACACAG ATCCTGAGAGTGCTGGGGGAGAGTGCCATAGCTGTCAGAACTAAAGCCATGAAGTGTTTGTCTGAGGTGGTGGCTGTAGACCCCAGTATTCTAGCCAGG ttGGACATGCAGCGTGGGGTCCATGGTCGTCTGATGGACAACTCCACCAGTGTTCGCGAGGCTGCAGTGGAGCTGCTGGGACGCTTTGTGCTGAGCAGACCCCAACTCACAGAGCAGTACTACGACATGCTGATCGAGAGAATACTG GACACGGGTATCAGTGTGAGGAAGAGGGTGATCAAGATCTTGAGAGACATCTGTCTGGAGCAACCCACCTTCAACAAGATCACTGAGATGTGTGTCAAGATGATCCGCAGGGTCAACGACGAGGAGGGCATCAAG AAACTTGTGAATGAGACCTTCCAGAAACTCTGGTTCACCCCTACACCCAATCACGATAAAGACGCCATGACCCGTAAGATCCTCAACATCACAGACGTG GTGTCTGCATGCAAAGATACAGGCTATGACTGGTTTGAGCAGCTGCTTCAAAAC CTGCTGAAGACGGAGGAAGATGCTTCCTATAAACCAGCCAGAAAGGCCTGCGTTCAGCTGGTGGACAATCTAGTGGAACACATCCTCAAATACGAAGAGTCTCTCGCTG ATATTGAGAACAAGGGGGTGAACTCTAATCGTCTGGTGTCTTGCATCACCACCCTCTTCCTGTTCAGTAAGAATCGAGCCCAGCTGATGGTCAAACATGCCATGACCATGCAGCCTTACCTCACCACCAAGTGCAAC ACCCAGAGTGACTTCATGGTGATCTGTAACGTGGCCAAGATCCTGGAGCTGGTTATCCCTCTGATGGAGCACCCCTCTGAGACCTTCCTCACCACCATAGAGGAAGACCTGATGAAGCTCACCATCAAATACGGCATGACG GTTGTGCAACACTGTGTGAGCTGTCTTGGCGCTGTCGTGAACCGGGTCACTCACAACTACAAGTTTGTTTGGGCTTGTTTCAACCGTTACTATGGTGCCCTGACCAAGCTGAAGACCCAGCACTCAGAGGATTGCAACAACCCTGTTCTGGCTGCTAACAAACCGGCCTTGCTGCGCTCGCTGTTCACTGTGGGGGCGCTCTGTCGCCACTTTGACTTTGACCAGGAGGAGTTCAAGGGGCCCAGCAAG GTTGTGATAAAGGACAAAGTGATGGAACTTCTGCTGTACTTCACCAAACATGAAGATGAGGAAGTTCAGACCAAGGCCATCATTGGTCTAG gCTTCCAGTTCATCCAGTACCCAGGGCTGATGTTCATGCAGGATGTGAAGACTCTGTACAACGGCATCCTGTCGGACAGGAAGAGCTCCGTCAACCTGAAGATCCAGGTGCTGAAGAACCTGCAGACATACCTGCAGGAGGAGGATTCTCGCATGCAGGAGGCCGACCAACAGT GGAAGAAGCTGTCGAAGCAGGAGGACCTGAAAGAGATGGGGGACATCTCGTCAGGCATGAGCAGCTCCATCATGCAGCTGTACCTGAAGCAGGTGCTGGAGGCCTTCTTCCACACACAGTCCAACGTACGACACTTTGCCCTCAATGTCATCGCCCTGACGCTCAACCAGGGCCTCATCCATCCTGTGCAG TGCGTGCCCTACCTGATTGCCATGGGAACGGACCCAGAACCCACCATGAGGAACAAGGCTGACCAGCAGCTGGTGGAGATTGATAAGAAGTACACCGGCTTCATCCAT ATGAAGGCCGTGGCGGGGATGAAGATGTCCTACCAGGTACAGCAAGCTATCTGGTCAGCTAAGGGTACGGTGATCCGTGGCTACCGGCAGGACGAGACCACCTCGGCCCTCTGCGCCCACCTCTTCTCTATGGTCCGAACCAACCGGCAGCACCGACGAGCCTTCCTCATCTCACTGCTCAACCTGTTTGATGACAGCTCG AAGATTGAGGTAAACATGCTCCTGTACATAGCAGACAACCTGGCCTGTTTCCCCTACCAGAGCCAGGAGGAGCCCCTGTTCATCATGCACCACATAGACATCACCCTGTCTGTGTCCGGCAGCAACCTGCTGCAGTCCTTCAAGGAG tcCCTTCTCAAAGAGCCGAGGCGGCGGGAGaagaagcagaaagagaggaaGTACCACTCGGAAGAGGATAACTCTGAAGAAGAGGGGCGTCACAGCAGCCGCTCCAACAGCAGTGACGATGAGGTGGTCCACAGGCCCAAGAAGCCCAAACACCGGGCCCAGGCCCACGTGGagtctgactctgactctgaccTGGAGATGGAGGACTTGGACAAGGTGATGCAGCGTCTGCCTGACAACCCCATCCCCCTGTTGGACTTTGCCAATGCCTCGCAGGGTATCCTTCTGCTGCTGGTTCTCAAGCAGCACCTAAAGAACCTCTATGGCTTCTCAGACAG TAAAATCCAGAAGTACTCTCCGACGGAATCGGCTAAGGTGTACGAGAAGGCTGTGAACAGGAAGAGTCACGTACACTTCAGCCCACGTCAGACATTGGATTTTTTAACCTCTGACCTGGCCAACGTTGAACTGACCTACGACATCAAGAGGAGGATCGTCAAACAGTACCT